In Geminocystis sp. NIES-3708, a single window of DNA contains:
- a CDS encoding GIY-YIG nuclease family protein produces the protein MSDSYSKILLKDLKFISYIDEKGMINPELEGKIGIYAIFNEDKTLEYVGYSRNLFMSLKQHLVRQTDKCYWLKFYVIERPSRTILEEIRSNWLTENKNLPKGNSEEEFLWTQAIDAKLTMTEDDKKEYQQNDELGKIKLLKKVARRLEEEVKQKLLSRNITLEIRFNPKLKEEGLLDLK, from the coding sequence ATGTCTGATTCTTATTCAAAAATTTTACTTAAAGATTTAAAGTTTATTTCTTATATAGACGAAAAGGGAATGATAAATCCTGAATTAGAAGGTAAAATTGGAATTTATGCTATTTTCAATGAAGATAAAACCTTAGAATATGTTGGCTATTCTCGCAATTTATTCATGAGTTTAAAGCAACATTTAGTTAGACAAACTGATAAATGTTACTGGCTAAAATTTTATGTGATTGAGCGCCCCAGTCGCACTATTTTAGAAGAAATTCGTAGTAATTGGTTAACGGAAAATAAAAATTTACCAAAAGGTAACAGTGAGGAAGAATTTTTGTGGACTCAAGCCATCGATGCTAAACTGACAATGACAGAAGATGATAAAAAAGAGTATCAGCAAAATGATGAATTAGGGAAAATTAAGTTACTTAAAAAAGTAGCCAGAAGATTAGAAGAAGAGGTAAAACAAAAACTACTAAGTCGTAATATAACCTTGGAAATTCGCTTCAATCCAAAATTAAAAGAAGAAGGTTTATTGGATTTGAAATAA